Proteins from a single region of Meles meles chromosome 10, mMelMel3.1 paternal haplotype, whole genome shotgun sequence:
- the CPA2 gene encoding carboxypeptidase A2, whose translation MKLILVFCALLGHIYCRETFEGDQVLEISPRNEEQVKHLVELEAEEHLQLDFWKSPTTPGETAHVRVPFANTQAVKVFLESQGIAYSIMIEDVQVLLDKENEEMLLNQRRQRDGNFNFEAYHTLEEISQEMDNIVAQHPGLVSKVNIGHSFEKRPMNVLKFSTGGDKPAIWLDAGIHAREWVTQATALWTANKIASDYGNDPSITSILDTMDIFLLPVTNPDGYVFSQTKNRMWRKTRSKVSGSSCVGVDPNRNWDAGFGGPGASSNPCSDSYHGPHANSEVEVKSIVDFIKSHGNIKAFITLHSYSQLLMFPYGYTCTKSDNFDELNEVAKKAAQALTSLHGTKYKVGPICSVIYQASGGSIDWSYDYGIKYSFAFELRDTGRYGFLLPASQILPTAEETWLGLKTIMEHVRDHPY comes from the exons ATGAAGTTGATCCTGGTTTTTTGTGCCCTTCTGGGGCATATCTACTGTCGAGAAACATTTGAGGG GGACCAGGTTCTTGAGATCTCACCAAGGAATGAAGAACAAGTAAAACATCTGGTGGAACTGGAGGCTGAAGAACATCTTCAG CTTGATTTTTGGAAATCACCCACAACCCCAGGGGAGACAGCCCATGTCCGAGTTCCTTTTGCGAATACCCAGGCAGTCAAAGTTTTCTTGGAGTCCCAGGGAATTGCTTATTCCATCATGATTGAAGATGTTCAG GTTCTGTTGgacaaagagaatgaagaaatgtTACTTAATCAGAGGAGACAACGGGATGGTAACTTCAACTTTGAGGCTTATCATACTTTGGAAGAG ATTTCCCAAGAAATGGATAACATCGTGGCTCAGCACCCGGGGCTAGTGAGCAAAGTGAATATTGGCCATTCTTTTGAAAAGCGGCCCATGAACGTGCTTAAG TTCAGCACCGGAGGAGACAAGCCAGCCATCTGGCTAGACGCCGGGATCCATGCTCGAGAGTGGGTTACACAAGCTACTGCACTGTGGACAGCAAATAAG ATTGCCTCTGATTATGGAAATGATCCGTCCATTACTTCCATTTTGGACACGATGGATATCTTCCTGCTGCCCGTCACAAACCCTGATGGATATGTGTTCTCTCAAACCAAA AATCGTATGTGGCGGAAGACCAGGTCCAAGGTATCAGGAAGCTCCTGTGTTGGTGTTGATCCTAACCGGAATTGGGACGCAGGTTTCGGAG GGCCTGGAGCTAGCAGCAACCCTTGCTCTGATTCCTATCATGGACCGCATGCCAACTCTGAAGTTGAAGTGAAATCCATAGTGGACTTCATCAAGAGTCACGGGAATATCAAGGCCTTCATTACCCTCCACAGCTATTCCCAGCTGCTCATGTTCCCCTATGGGTATACATGTACCAAGTCAGATAACTTTGATGAACTG AATGAAGTGGCCAAAAAGGCTGCCCAGGCTCTGACCAGCCTGCATGGCACCAAGTACAAAGTGGGACCTATCTGCTCAGTCATCT ACCAAGCCAGTGGAGGAAGCATCGACTGGTCATATGACTATGGCATCAAATACTCATTTGCTTTTGAACTGAGAGACACTGGTCGATATGGCTTCCTCCTGCCGGCCAGTCAGATCTTGCCCACAGCCGAAGAGACCTGGCTTGGCTTGAAGACGATCATGGAGCATGTGCGAGACCATCCCTATTAG